One part of the Flavobacterium johnsoniae UW101 genome encodes these proteins:
- a CDS encoding DUF4249 domain-containing protein, with protein MKNYSQYKTAVLLVIAIAVNGCTETYPLITNRFEDVLIVEANLTNELKKQEVKLTKSAKFEDESYLSESGAEVFVTDDAGNKFNFSEDSEKYISNIEFKASANTKYQLHINTKDGRSFESSPEILTTATPMQSVVAAVEQKDDITGIGIRVNSFDPTSTSTYYRFEYEETYKVIAPKWLPIKLDLSSGSPAFVSNSSDTKTCYGSKKSVELMLLNTNNLKEDRVQYLIRFISNQDYIITHRYSILVKQYVESLPAYSYYNTLNKTAESGGTITSPTQPGLLLGNLRSINGNSKIAGYFDVCSVSTERIYFNWEDLFPGKFPPPYYTDCTQFCYAEEPNNPVPCTHCCSYMQDLPLEKITYFSGDGINNLETFWVDAPCGDCTKIASNIKPTFWVDN; from the coding sequence ATGAAAAATTACAGCCAATATAAGACCGCTGTTTTACTTGTAATTGCTATTGCAGTTAATGGCTGTACGGAAACGTATCCATTAATAACCAATAGATTTGAAGATGTACTGATAGTTGAAGCTAACTTAACCAATGAACTAAAAAAACAGGAAGTAAAACTTACGAAATCTGCAAAATTTGAAGACGAAAGTTATCTCTCAGAAAGCGGAGCAGAAGTTTTCGTTACTGATGATGCAGGCAATAAGTTCAATTTTAGTGAGGATTCTGAAAAATATATTTCAAATATAGAATTTAAGGCCTCAGCTAATACCAAATATCAATTACACATTAATACCAAAGATGGCAGATCTTTTGAATCATCACCAGAGATACTTACAACGGCTACACCTATGCAGAGCGTAGTGGCTGCAGTTGAACAAAAAGATGATATTACTGGTATTGGCATTCGTGTAAATAGTTTCGACCCTACCAGTACATCAACTTATTACAGATTTGAATATGAGGAAACTTACAAGGTTATTGCTCCAAAATGGCTGCCAATAAAATTAGATTTGAGTAGTGGATCACCTGCGTTTGTATCGAATTCATCAGATACAAAAACCTGCTATGGCTCTAAAAAAAGTGTAGAACTAATGCTGCTCAATACAAACAATCTAAAAGAAGATCGGGTACAGTATCTAATTAGATTTATCAGTAATCAGGATTACATCATTACACACCGATACAGTATTTTGGTCAAACAATATGTAGAAAGTTTGCCTGCTTACAGTTATTACAATACACTTAACAAAACAGCAGAATCTGGAGGAACTATAACTTCTCCTACTCAGCCTGGCCTTTTGTTGGGAAATTTAAGATCAATTAATGGTAATAGTAAAATAGCTGGATATTTTGATGTTTGCTCAGTATCTACAGAACGAATTTATTTTAACTGGGAAGATTTATTCCCAGGTAAATTTCCGCCTCCTTATTATACAGACTGCACACAATTTTGTTATGCAGAAGAACCAAACAATCCTGTTCCCTGCACACATTGTTGTTCTTATATGCAGGATCTTCCTCTAGAAAAAATAACCTACTTTTCTGGAGACGGCATCAATAACCTCGAAACATTTTGGGTAGATGCACCATGTGGAGATTGTACAAAAATTGCGTCTAACATAAAACCTACGTTTTGGGTAGATAACTAA
- a CDS encoding DUF4249 domain-containing protein, producing the protein MKFYIIKNIALILLIAILFNGCTEAYPLITNRYEEVLVVEANITNELKKQEIKLTKSAKFEDEVYLSENGAEVFITDDAGNKYNFTEDSEKYVSDIEFQAIPNTQYQLHINTKNGRSFESSPETLTTITPMQSVVAAIEEKDDVNGVGIRVRSFDPAHTSTYYRYEYEETYKVIAPKWRPTKIEWVSSTNTPIFTPNSPDTKTCYGSKKNIELMLQSTNSLKEDRVDYLIRFIDDQNYIITHRYSILVRQYVESQAAYNYYNTLKKTAASGGTIVSPTQPGFLLGNLRAVNNDSKIAGYFDVCSVSTERIYFNYEDLFPGKFPPPYIIECKEFCYSTDEALVPDPCSHWGHYADDLSLEKITYYSGTGTGGFTYWVDSPCGDCTTIASNIKPTFWTD; encoded by the coding sequence ATGAAGTTTTACATAATAAAAAATATAGCTCTCATATTACTTATTGCCATCCTTTTTAATGGTTGTACAGAAGCATATCCGTTAATTACCAACAGATATGAAGAAGTGTTAGTAGTTGAAGCCAACATAACCAACGAGCTTAAAAAGCAAGAAATAAAACTTACCAAATCTGCAAAATTTGAAGATGAAGTATATCTTTCAGAAAACGGAGCAGAAGTTTTTATTACAGATGATGCTGGCAACAAATATAACTTTACTGAAGATTCTGAAAAATATGTTTCTGATATAGAATTTCAGGCAATTCCTAATACTCAATATCAATTACACATTAATACCAAAAATGGCAGATCTTTTGAGTCATCACCAGAAACACTTACAACTATAACCCCTATGCAAAGTGTAGTGGCAGCAATTGAAGAAAAAGATGACGTAAATGGTGTTGGCATTCGTGTGCGCAGCTTTGATCCTGCTCACACATCAACCTATTACAGATATGAATATGAAGAAACCTATAAAGTTATTGCTCCAAAATGGAGACCAACAAAAATTGAATGGGTTTCTAGCACAAATACTCCTATTTTCACGCCAAATTCACCAGACACCAAGACTTGCTATGGCTCAAAAAAAAATATAGAATTAATGCTGCAAAGCACAAACAGCCTAAAAGAAGATCGGGTAGATTATCTAATCCGTTTTATTGACGACCAAAATTACATTATTACACACAGATACAGCATTTTAGTCAGACAATATGTAGAAAGTCAAGCAGCATATAATTATTACAACACCTTAAAAAAAACTGCAGCCTCAGGAGGCACTATTGTTTCTCCTACTCAACCAGGTTTTTTATTGGGGAATTTAAGAGCCGTTAATAACGATAGTAAAATAGCAGGATATTTTGATGTTTGCTCAGTATCAACAGAACGAATTTATTTTAACTATGAGGATTTATTTCCTGGAAAGTTCCCACCTCCTTATATTATAGAATGCAAAGAATTTTGCTATTCAACAGATGAAGCTTTGGTACCTGATCCTTGCTCGCATTGGGGCCACTATGCAGATGATTTATCTCTTGAAAAAATAACCTATTATTCAGGAACTGGAACTGGCGGTTTTACCTATTGGGTTGATTCACCGTGTGGAGATTGCACTACTATAGCTTCTAACATCAAACCGACATTTTGGACAGATTAA
- the rpe gene encoding ribulose-phosphate 3-epimerase, with amino-acid sequence MKNTFIAPSVLAADFGNLQRDVEMINNSQADWFHIDIMDGVFVPNISFGMPVLEAISKHAKKYIDVHLMIIDPDRYIKTFADLGANGLTVHYEACTHLHRTLQAIKAEGMKAGVAINPHTNIDLLEDVINDIDLVCIMSVNPGFGGQSFIENTYAKVKKLKDLITRKNASTLIEIDGGVTNKNAKQLVEAGADVLVAGSFVFKAENPIETIADLKVLTVF; translated from the coding sequence ATGAAAAATACATTTATTGCTCCTTCAGTTCTTGCTGCCGATTTTGGCAATTTACAGCGCGATGTCGAAATGATAAACAACAGTCAGGCTGATTGGTTTCATATCGATATTATGGACGGAGTTTTTGTTCCAAATATCTCTTTTGGAATGCCGGTTTTAGAAGCCATTTCAAAACATGCAAAAAAATATATCGATGTGCATTTAATGATTATTGATCCCGATCGATACATTAAAACTTTTGCCGATTTAGGAGCAAATGGATTAACAGTTCATTACGAAGCCTGTACACACTTACACAGAACTCTTCAGGCAATAAAAGCCGAAGGAATGAAAGCTGGTGTTGCCATAAATCCGCATACCAATATTGATCTTTTAGAAGATGTTATAAACGACATTGACTTGGTTTGTATCATGAGTGTAAACCCTGGTTTTGGCGGGCAGTCTTTTATCGAAAATACGTATGCAAAAGTTAAAAAACTAAAAGATTTAATTACACGCAAAAACGCATCCACTCTTATCGAAATTGACGGTGGTGTAACGAACAAAAATGCAAAACAATTAGTAGAAGCAGGAGCTGATGTTTTAGTTGCCGGAAGCTTTGTTTTTAAAGCAGAAAACCCAATTGAAACAATCGCAGATTTAAAAGTCCTTACTGTTTTTTAA
- a CDS encoding TonB-dependent receptor, with translation MKKILLSLIILFSFQLSIAQNSNEKITITFKDETLENTIKRIESAASLKFYFDPIWLKSNKDLISGTYSDAKIDDILNSVLSKTDLNYIVLKNKVILTLNSTIHDKLPSNYFTDAPVETNQNTGNDHSDNPVFYQQYDSLNSYSVTKKASIVFIGKENKDNIKRNYTITGSVKNEETGKAEANIFIKVRNKNISTSSDPDGNYTLQLPRGINVIEIKSLSHKEVVRTLMVYDDGTFDINVNERSNQLDEVVIKKKGQKTTETTVSGLVSIDIEGIKNVPLILGERDILKVATTFPGIKTTGEGSAGFNVRGGKDDQNLILLDNAVLYNPQHFLGFFSAINPYTAKKADIYKGSIPADFGGRLSSVFDIATKNGNPEKFSGEGAIGPITSNLTLSMPIQKNKSSIIFGGRATYSDWILKSLDDENLKNSQAGFYDGILKYNNAINANNNLEATAYYSHDRFSLSSDSIYKYSNRLASLKWDHTFSKKSKGALIFTNSEYKFNIDYDSNDVNSFDFGYKVNESQLQAKLNYQLTPKHNLSYGLASKLYNISPGYQHPKDPNSLLIPTDVEKERALESAVYLADSYKVNDKLLFDLGLRYSFYASLGEANVNSYQPGLPLSNETITGTTHYNKNEVVKTYGGIEPRLAARYFLAEDLSIKAGYDMTRQYIHLLSSNVTQSPTDTWKLSDSNVKPQTAQQVSLGLFKTLQDEEYEISLEGYYKKSKNILDYKVGAQLLLNQNVETELLQGEGKAYGVELLLKKSTGRLNGWIGYTYSRTFIKLDSQFSSEIVNNGNFFPANFDKPHDLSAILNYKFTKRYSLSTNFMYQTGRPITYPIGTFQYGNSQYTLYSDRNAYRIPDYIRLDIGLNIEGNHKIKKLAHSFWNISIYNVLGRNNPYSIYFVTDQNGKVKGYKTSIFSIPVPSITYNFKF, from the coding sequence ATGAAAAAAATTTTACTTTCTTTAATTATTTTATTCTCATTTCAATTGTCTATTGCTCAGAATTCTAATGAGAAAATTACTATCACCTTTAAAGACGAAACTTTAGAAAATACAATAAAACGTATTGAGTCTGCCGCATCTTTAAAATTTTATTTTGATCCTATCTGGCTTAAGTCTAATAAAGATTTGATTTCGGGTACTTACTCCGATGCCAAAATTGATGATATTCTTAATTCCGTTTTAAGTAAAACCGATTTAAACTATATTGTTTTAAAAAACAAAGTAATTTTAACTCTTAACAGTACAATTCACGACAAATTACCATCAAATTATTTTACTGATGCACCTGTTGAAACCAATCAAAATACCGGAAATGATCATTCTGACAATCCTGTGTTTTATCAGCAGTATGATTCTCTAAATAGTTATAGTGTAACTAAAAAAGCTTCAATCGTCTTTATAGGTAAAGAGAATAAAGACAATATAAAAAGAAATTACACTATTACGGGTTCTGTTAAAAACGAAGAAACCGGAAAAGCAGAAGCAAACATTTTTATTAAAGTAAGAAACAAAAACATCAGCACATCAAGTGATCCTGATGGGAACTACACTTTACAGCTTCCTAGAGGAATAAACGTTATTGAGATTAAATCTTTAAGCCATAAAGAAGTCGTAAGGACTTTAATGGTTTACGACGACGGAACATTTGATATCAATGTTAACGAGAGATCGAATCAATTAGATGAAGTTGTAATCAAAAAGAAAGGACAAAAAACTACCGAAACGACTGTTTCTGGTTTAGTTTCTATTGATATAGAAGGAATTAAAAATGTTCCGTTAATTCTTGGAGAAAGAGACATTTTAAAAGTAGCCACAACATTTCCGGGTATTAAAACTACTGGTGAAGGATCGGCAGGATTTAACGTACGAGGAGGAAAAGACGATCAAAATCTTATTCTTTTAGACAACGCTGTTTTATACAATCCGCAGCACTTTTTAGGTTTCTTCTCGGCAATTAACCCATATACAGCAAAGAAAGCAGATATTTACAAAGGAAGTATTCCTGCAGATTTTGGAGGAAGATTATCTTCTGTATTTGATATTGCAACAAAAAATGGAAATCCAGAAAAGTTTTCAGGTGAAGGAGCTATAGGTCCAATCACCTCAAATCTTACTCTAAGCATGCCCATCCAAAAAAATAAATCAAGCATTATTTTTGGAGGCCGAGCCACATACTCTGACTGGATTTTAAAGTCTCTTGATGATGAAAATTTAAAAAACAGTCAGGCAGGCTTTTATGATGGTATTTTAAAGTATAACAACGCTATTAATGCGAATAACAATTTAGAGGCTACTGCTTACTACAGCCATGATCGTTTCAGTCTAAGCTCAGATTCTATCTACAAATACAGCAATAGACTTGCCTCTTTAAAATGGGATCATACTTTTAGCAAAAAGAGTAAAGGTGCCTTAATTTTTACAAATAGTGAGTATAAATTTAACATTGACTACGATTCTAATGATGTGAATTCATTTGATTTTGGATATAAAGTAAATGAATCACAGCTTCAGGCAAAATTAAACTATCAATTAACTCCAAAGCATAATTTATCTTATGGTTTAGCGAGTAAATTATATAACATTTCTCCAGGTTACCAACATCCTAAAGATCCTAACTCTCTATTAATACCAACAGATGTGGAAAAAGAAAGAGCATTAGAATCTGCTGTCTATTTAGCCGACAGTTATAAGGTAAATGACAAATTACTATTTGACCTAGGATTAAGATATTCGTTTTATGCCTCGTTAGGAGAAGCCAATGTAAACAGTTATCAGCCTGGGCTTCCTTTAAGTAATGAAACAATTACCGGAACAACTCATTATAACAAAAATGAAGTTGTAAAAACTTACGGAGGAATCGAACCTCGTTTAGCGGCACGTTATTTTCTAGCTGAAGATCTTTCTATTAAAGCAGGTTATGACATGACACGTCAATACATCCACTTATTATCAAGTAATGTAACCCAATCTCCAACAGATACATGGAAATTATCAGATTCAAATGTAAAACCTCAAACTGCGCAGCAAGTTTCTTTAGGCCTTTTTAAAACATTACAAGACGAAGAATACGAAATCAGTCTTGAAGGATATTACAAAAAATCGAAAAATATTCTAGATTACAAAGTTGGAGCACAGTTGCTGCTGAATCAAAATGTTGAAACAGAATTATTACAAGGCGAAGGAAAAGCGTATGGTGTTGAATTATTGTTAAAAAAATCAACAGGAAGATTAAACGGATGGATTGGTTACACCTATTCTCGCACTTTTATTAAACTTGACAGTCAGTTTAGTTCAGAAATAGTAAACAATGGAAACTTTTTCCCAGCAAACTTTGATAAACCACATGATTTAAGTGCAATTTTGAATTATAAATTCACAAAACGCTACAGTTTATCAACAAATTTTATGTATCAAACTGGAAGACCAATCACTTATCCTATTGGTACATTCCAATACGGAAACTCACAATACACATTGTACAGTGACAGAAATGCCTATAGAATTCCAGATTACATACGTTTAGATATTGGACTTAACATTGAAGGAAACCATAAAATTAAAAAATTAGCACATAGTTTCTGGAACATTTCAATTTACAATGTTCTTGGAAGAAACAATCCATATTCTATTTATTTCGTAACAGATCAAAATGGAAAAGTAAAAGGTTATAAAACATCTATCTTCTCAATACCAGTACCAAGTATTACCTATAATTTTAAATTTTAA
- a CDS encoding carboxy terminal-processing peptidase, giving the protein MNAIIKFMKRNYKILIAVLCLSLTLFAFKINADKNDDPDPNRDKTLLELLAFVIEKGHYSPAEINDDFSKGIFKDYIDALDPSKRFFLQSDIDEFKQYELMLDDQFLNKDLTFFNLTYTRLMKRMEESKKRYKTILAQPFNYSTDETFNADYETIPYAKNLNEINERWRKQIKLSTLSSLVTKQKIEEEKKKKDPAYKEKSFETLEKETRESSLKSLDDNFSVIKDLNKDYWFSVYLNSIMARFDPHTSYFAPEEKDRFDVNISGKLEGIGARLTKKNDFTQIDELISGGPAWKGKELEAGDLILKVAQGNEEPVDVVGMRLDDVVKKIKGHKGTVVKLTVKKVDGSIKVISIVRDVVEIEETYAKSSIVEKNGLKYGVIYLPKFYIDFENKDGRDAGKDIALEVERLKKENINGIVLDVRDDGGGSLSTVVDIAGLFIEEGPIVQVKSAGKKKEVLYDKDKKIEWDGPLVIMVNSFSASASEILAAAIQDYKRGVIIGSKQTYGKGTVQNVLDLNQFVRNANYGDLGALKITGQKFYRINGGSTQLEGVHSDVVMPDRYAYLKMGERDIDNAMPWDKIDPADYSTWTSNQNFSKAIEKSRTRIAENPQFKLIEDNAKWIDVKNKENTYSLNIKSFKETQEQVENEGKKYKPISDYKNNLVFKSLPYEVQEMNNDATLKEKREAWHQALSKDVYVEEALNVLDDLQSPSYVKTTVSPKMKKEKLVKS; this is encoded by the coding sequence CCTGTTTGCTTTTAAGATAAATGCTGACAAGAATGATGATCCGGATCCAAATAGAGACAAGACACTTTTAGAATTACTGGCTTTTGTTATTGAAAAAGGACACTATAGTCCGGCAGAAATAAATGACGATTTTTCAAAAGGTATTTTTAAGGATTATATCGATGCATTAGACCCTTCAAAGAGGTTCTTTCTGCAGTCGGATATTGATGAGTTCAAGCAATATGAATTAATGCTTGATGATCAGTTTTTAAACAAAGACTTAACATTCTTTAATTTAACTTATACAAGATTAATGAAAAGAATGGAAGAGAGTAAAAAACGTTATAAAACTATTTTAGCGCAGCCTTTTAATTATAGCACAGATGAGACTTTTAATGCAGATTATGAGACAATTCCGTATGCAAAGAATTTAAATGAAATTAATGAAAGATGGAGAAAACAAATTAAACTTTCGACTCTTTCTTCACTTGTAACAAAACAGAAAATTGAAGAAGAGAAAAAGAAAAAAGATCCAGCTTACAAAGAAAAATCATTTGAAACTCTAGAAAAAGAAACTCGTGAAAGTTCTTTAAAATCATTAGATGACAATTTTAGTGTTATTAAAGATTTAAATAAAGATTACTGGTTTTCAGTATATTTAAATTCTATAATGGCTCGTTTTGACCCGCATACAAGTTATTTTGCACCAGAAGAAAAAGATCGTTTTGATGTAAATATCAGTGGTAAATTAGAAGGAATTGGAGCAAGATTAACTAAGAAAAATGACTTTACTCAAATTGATGAGTTAATTTCAGGCGGACCAGCATGGAAAGGAAAAGAACTTGAAGCAGGAGATTTAATTCTAAAAGTGGCTCAAGGTAATGAAGAACCGGTTGATGTGGTTGGAATGCGTCTTGACGATGTTGTTAAAAAAATCAAAGGACATAAAGGAACTGTAGTAAAACTTACGGTTAAAAAAGTTGACGGAAGTATTAAAGTAATTTCAATTGTAAGAGATGTGGTTGAAATTGAAGAAACTTACGCTAAATCTAGTATTGTTGAAAAAAATGGATTGAAATACGGCGTTATTTATCTTCCTAAATTTTATATCGATTTTGAAAACAAAGACGGTCGTGATGCCGGAAAAGATATTGCCCTTGAAGTAGAAAGACTGAAAAAAGAAAATATAAACGGAATCGTTCTTGATGTTCGTGACGATGGAGGAGGATCTCTTTCTACAGTTGTTGATATTGCAGGTTTATTTATTGAAGAAGGACCAATTGTTCAGGTAAAATCTGCTGGAAAAAAGAAAGAGGTTTTATACGATAAAGATAAAAAAATAGAGTGGGACGGACCATTGGTAATTATGGTTAACAGTTTCTCTGCTTCGGCTTCTGAGATTTTAGCAGCAGCTATTCAGGATTACAAACGCGGCGTTATCATTGGAAGTAAACAAACTTATGGTAAAGGAACGGTACAAAATGTACTTGATTTAAACCAATTTGTTCGTAATGCAAATTATGGAGATTTAGGTGCTTTGAAAATTACAGGTCAAAAATTCTATAGAATTAACGGTGGTTCTACTCAATTAGAAGGTGTTCACAGTGATGTTGTAATGCCGGATCGTTATGCTTATTTAAAAATGGGTGAGCGTGATATTGACAACGCAATGCCTTGGGATAAAATTGATCCTGCTGATTACAGTACGTGGACTTCTAACCAGAATTTTAGTAAAGCTATTGAGAAAAGCAGAACCAGAATTGCAGAAAATCCTCAGTTTAAATTAATTGAAGACAATGCAAAATGGATTGATGTTAAGAACAAAGAAAATACATACAGCCTGAACATTAAGAGTTTTAAAGAAACTCAGGAACAAGTTGAAAATGAAGGTAAAAAATACAAACCAATTTCTGATTACAAAAATAATCTGGTTTTTAAATCATTACCTTATGAAGTGCAGGAAATGAACAATGATGCTACATTGAAAGAGAAAAGAGAAGCTTGGCACCAAGCTTTATCGAAAGATGTATATGTTGAGGAAGCATTAAATGTTTTAGACGATTTACAGTCTCCTTCTTATGTAAAAACTACAGTTTCACCTAAAATGAAAAAGGAGAAATTAGTAAAATCTTAA
- a CDS encoding DUF4249 domain-containing protein gives MKIYKIKNIILFIFLAIVFSGCTETYPLLTNTYEEIIVVEATLTNELKNQEIKITKTSKFEDEGVQVETGAKVTIKDDQNNEYLFVENNGIYKSQSVFQAVPERKYTLEIVTKDGKIYQSTPQTLTTVNPIESVVPALATNKDNETGIQIIVNSFDAAKTSKYYRYEYEETYKIVAPRWSTLKIITTGPQSVELINNDPNTRICYSNKNSTDIILVNTNDKTEDRVNLPIRFIEESNYIIGHRYSIIVKQYIENLEAYTFHKTLRDVASSSSILSPKQPGLISGNIKCINDSNTKVIGFFDVASYSEKRIFFNYSDFFPNKPIPYFNTCDDIPFKFCFGGEDCEGETMIYNINRELMTYIGNSGIIYTLVDSVCGDCTSFSSNVKPSFWID, from the coding sequence ATGAAAATTTATAAAATAAAAAATATAATTCTATTTATATTTCTTGCAATCGTTTTTAGCGGATGTACAGAAACATATCCCCTTTTAACAAACACTTACGAAGAAATAATTGTTGTTGAGGCCACTTTAACTAATGAACTGAAAAATCAAGAAATAAAAATAACTAAAACTTCAAAGTTTGAGGATGAAGGTGTTCAGGTTGAAACAGGTGCAAAAGTTACTATTAAAGACGATCAAAATAATGAATATTTATTTGTAGAAAATAATGGCATTTACAAATCTCAGTCTGTATTTCAAGCAGTTCCAGAAAGAAAATACACTTTAGAAATAGTTACTAAAGATGGGAAAATTTACCAATCTACTCCTCAAACCTTAACTACAGTAAATCCTATTGAAAGCGTTGTACCAGCACTTGCGACTAATAAAGATAACGAAACAGGAATCCAAATAATTGTAAACTCTTTTGACGCTGCAAAAACTTCAAAATATTACAGATACGAATACGAAGAAACATACAAAATTGTTGCACCAAGATGGAGTACTTTAAAAATTATCACAACTGGCCCGCAATCTGTTGAGTTAATTAATAATGATCCCAACACAAGGATTTGTTATTCAAATAAAAACTCAACTGATATCATTTTGGTAAATACCAATGACAAAACAGAAGATCGTGTAAACTTGCCAATACGATTTATTGAAGAAAGTAATTATATAATTGGTCATCGTTACAGTATAATAGTAAAACAGTATATAGAAAATTTAGAAGCTTATACTTTTCATAAAACATTGAGAGATGTAGCAAGTTCTTCTAGTATTTTATCTCCAAAACAGCCCGGTTTAATTTCTGGAAACATAAAATGTATTAATGATTCTAACACAAAAGTTATTGGTTTTTTTGATGTAGCTTCTTACTCAGAAAAAAGAATATTTTTTAATTATAGTGATTTTTTCCCTAACAAACCTATACCGTATTTTAATACCTGCGACGATATTCCTTTTAAATTTTGTTTTGGCGGAGAAGACTGTGAGGGAGAAACCATGATCTATAATATTAATAGAGAGCTCATGACCTATATTGGAAACAGCGGCATAATTTATACTTTAGTAGACTCCGTATGTGGAGACTGTACATCATTTTCATCTAACGTAAAACCTTCATTTTGGATAGACTAA
- a CDS encoding sigma-70 family RNA polymerase sigma factor yields MRQLKITKQVTNRETASLDKYLQEIGKVDLITADEEVELAQRIKAGDQRALEKLTKANLRFVVSVAKQYQNQGLTLPDLINEGNLGLIKAAQRFDETRGFKFISYAVWWIRQSILQALAEQSRIVRLPLNKIGSINKINKMYALLEQSNERPPSAEEIAKELDMTVNDVKESMKNSGRHLSMDAPLVEGEDSNLYDVLRSGESPNPDRELIHESLRTEIERSLETLTPREADVVRLYFGLGDQHPMTLEEIGETFDLTRERVRQIKEKAIRRLKHTSRSKILKTYLG; encoded by the coding sequence ATGAGACAACTTAAAATCACCAAGCAGGTAACCAATCGTGAAACTGCATCGTTAGATAAATATCTACAAGAAATCGGAAAAGTTGACCTAATTACCGCTGATGAAGAGGTAGAATTAGCACAAAGAATAAAGGCTGGTGATCAAAGAGCTTTAGAAAAATTAACAAAAGCCAACCTACGTTTCGTTGTATCGGTTGCTAAACAATATCAAAACCAAGGATTAACTCTTCCTGATTTAATTAATGAAGGAAACTTAGGGCTTATCAAAGCAGCACAGCGTTTTGATGAAACTCGTGGTTTTAAATTCATTTCTTATGCCGTATGGTGGATTCGTCAATCGATTCTTCAGGCTCTTGCAGAACAATCACGTATTGTACGTTTACCATTAAACAAAATTGGTTCTATCAATAAAATCAACAAAATGTATGCATTATTAGAGCAGTCTAATGAGCGTCCGCCTTCTGCTGAAGAAATTGCAAAAGAACTTGACATGACTGTAAATGACGTAAAAGAGTCTATGAAAAACTCTGGTCGTCACTTATCAATGGATGCACCTCTTGTTGAAGGTGAAGATTCTAACCTTTACGACGTATTACGTTCTGGAGAATCTCCAAACCCAGACAGAGAGTTAATTCACGAATCATTACGTACTGAAATCGAACGTTCATTAGAAACATTAACGCCAAGAGAGGCAGATGTTGTTCGTTTGTATTTTGGACTTGGCGATCAGCACCCAATGACTTTAGAAGAAATTGGAGAAACTTTCGACTTAACTCGTGAGCGTGTTCGTCAGATTAAAGAAAAAGCAATCCGTAGATTAAAACATACTTCTAGAAGTAAAATTCTTAAAACTTATCTTGGTTAA
- a CDS encoding DNA/RNA non-specific endonuclease, whose protein sequence is MKNALICFLAAFMAFSCKKENNVIHTDDKEEIGQKQSSFVSDQSNNTGSLYSVSYEPTSTTNQIVKHKYYTLSYNEKFEQAEWVAYELKKEYLKNGNFKRPYFIEDPKVTTGSADWRNYKKSGYDKGHLCPAGDMEFSEEAYNDTFYTSNISPQKHDFNSGIWNRIEQKTRYWAGKYNDIYVVTGGVLKDTDKKIGTEKVSVPKYFYKIVLAKSGKEHKAIAFLVPNKDSDKSIYDFVVPIETVEKMTGIDFFPNLKNLKNSKDF, encoded by the coding sequence ATGAAGAATGCTTTAATTTGTTTTTTGGCTGCATTTATGGCCTTTTCTTGTAAAAAAGAAAATAATGTAATACATACAGATGATAAAGAAGAGATAGGGCAGAAACAAAGTTCATTTGTTTCTGATCAAAGTAATAATACAGGCTCATTGTATTCTGTTTCTTATGAACCAACTTCAACAACCAATCAAATCGTTAAACATAAATATTATACACTTTCTTATAATGAAAAATTTGAACAGGCAGAATGGGTTGCTTACGAATTAAAAAAGGAATATTTGAAAAATGGAAATTTTAAACGTCCTTATTTTATCGAAGATCCAAAAGTGACAACAGGTTCTGCTGATTGGAGAAATTATAAAAAATCGGGTTACGATAAAGGCCACCTTTGCCCGGCAGGCGATATGGAATTTAGTGAAGAAGCATACAACGATACTTTTTATACTTCGAATATTTCTCCTCAAAAACATGATTTCAACAGCGGAATCTGGAATAGAATAGAACAAAAAACACGTTATTGGGCAGGTAAATACAATGATATTTATGTTGTTACAGGTGGTGTTTTGAAAGATACAGATAAAAAAATAGGAACAGAAAAGGTTTCTGTTCCTAAATATTTCTATAAAATTGTTTTGGCAAAATCAGGAAAAGAACACAAAGCAATTGCTTTTTTAGTTCCAAATAAAGACAGCGACAAGTCTATTTATGATTTCGTAGTTCCTATTGAAACGGTAGAAAAAATGACAGGAATTGACTTCTTTCCGAATTTAAAAAATTTAAAAAACAGTAAGGACTTTTAA